The following nucleotide sequence is from Chitinophagales bacterium.
AAATTTCAATTTTACGATAAGCGCGAATCCGGAAGAATGCATGTGATCAGCATACCTGACAACGTTATTTTGAAACCCATAATTTCTCTGTCACTAATAAAAGTTATTATTAATAACAATGAACTGCTATGAGAATTCCAATTGCGGTAACGCGCCGGACCTTTCATACGAATGAGCATCAGATTTCTGCGGTATCCGAGATTGCCCAATCAGCAACGAATAAAAAAGGAATAAAGACTGGCTTGGGTTAGAGAAGCCCTTGGTCGGGATATGCAGCATGATAATATATGATTGTTATCATGTTTGACAATCTGTCAGCATTTTAGATGAAGTTATGGTGAGCATGACGAATGCTGACATTTTATCTGCGTATGCTCTTTAAACGCTACTGAAGAAAAACCTGTTTCGTAGCATCATCTTACACCGCCCTGCCCCGACAAGCCCAACCGCAAAGTCGATGAAGGAAACAGAGATATGGCGTCAATGCAGGTCTGGAGATTTTCAGGACGGATTTGCAAATCGCAGCCAGATCAGGAGATGGTACTCCCTTCCGGAATTTTCTCTGAAGGCATCACAAATTTCAGCTTGCCGTTTTCTTCTTCTGCCATCAGGATCATGCCTCTGGATTCGATGCCTTTGATTTTTTTCGGTGCAAGATTGGCCACCACACATACTTGCTGACCAATAATATTTTCTGGCGCATAATGTTCTGCTATTCCGGATACGATCGTACGAACTTCCGTGCCGAGATTGATTTTCAATTGAAGCAGTTTGTCGGCCTTCTTAACTTTTTCCGCTGCTTCAATAGTACCCACTTTCAATTCCAGCTTTGCAAAGTCGTCGTAAGTGATAATGGATTTTTCAACTAGCGATTCCGCTGTTGACGGATCATTTGATGTAACCGTTGGTGCTACTACTTGTTTTGTCGACTGTAGTTTTTCAAGTTGCTTTGCAATTTCTTCGTCTTCAATCTTCTTAAATAAGAGCGAAGCTTCTCCCAACTGATGTCCTGCTGTCAGCAATGGCTTGCCGATTGCATCCTCCCACTTCACCTTACCGAGATGGAGCATTGTCAAAATTTTTTCGGAAGTGGCAGGAAGAAATGGCTGACTTAAAATGGCAAGTGCTGCCGTAATTTCAAGTGATAAATTTAGAACTGTTTCCACGCGTTGCCTGTCGGTATTGATCACTTTCCAGGGTTCATTATCTGCAAGGTATTTATTGCCGGCGCGGGCGAGGTTCATCAGCTCACTCAGGGCATCACGGAAACGGTATGCTTCCACATTGTCTGCAATCTTTTGCGGAATGCTGCGCAGTTGTTCCAGGCACTCGTTGTCTAGTGCATTTAATGCATGACGTGGCGGAACTTTGCTTTCGAAATAGTTCCTGGTAAGTACCAGTGTGCGGTTCACAAAATTTCCAAGTATCGCCACCAACTCGTTGTTGATGCGTGCCTGGTAATCTTTCCATGAAAAATCGCTGTCCTTAGCTTCCGGTAAAATAGAGGTGAGTACATAGCGCAATTCATCCTGCTTGCCGGGAAAATCAATAAGATAATCATGCAGCCAGACTGCCCAGTTACGGGAAGTGGAAAGTTTATCACCTTCAAGATTCAGGAATTCATTGGCCGGAACATTATCGGGAACAATGTATTCACCATGCGCATGCAGAATTGCCGGAAAAATAATGCAGTGAAAGACTATGTTGTCTTTACCAATGAAGTGAATGAGTTTGGCATCTGGACTTTTCCAGTAATCTTCCCAGGAGGCAGACATTACATTTTCACTGTTCATCAGCCCCGTTTCCCGATTGATAAAATATTCTTTCGTCGCTGAAATGTATCCAATCGGCGCATCAAACCACACATACAACACCTTGCCTTCCGCATCAGGCAATGGTACTTTCACACCCCAATCCAAATCTCTTGTCATGGCACGCGGCTGCAAACCCTGGTCGAGCCACGACTTGCACTGTCCGTACACATTTGCTTTCCAGTCATCTTTGTGACTGTCTAAAATCCATTCACACAACCAGCCTTCATAATTTTGCAATGGAAGAAACCAGTGTTTGGTTTCTTTCAGTATGGGTGATTTGCCACTCAGCGCGGAAATGGGATTAATCAGGTCTTTCGGTGAAAGAGAAGTGCCGCAACGTTCGCATTGGTCGCCATACGCTTTTTCATAACCGCAATTTGGACAAGTGCCCTGTATGTAACGATCGGCTAAAAATGTTTTTTCCTGTTCATCGTAAAACTGTAAAGATGTTTCTTCGATGAAATCATGCTTCTTATACAGATTCAGAAAAAATTCCTGTGCGGTTTCATGGTGAACCTTATTGGAAGTGCGTGCATAGATATCGAATGAAATTCCAAATTGTTCAAAGCTGCTTTTCATCAGTTGATGATACTTATCAACGAACTGCTGTGGTGTGATGCCTTCTTTGCGCGCACCTAATGTGATGGGAACGCCATGTTCATCAGATCCGCAAACGAAAATGATATCATCGCCTCTCAGCCTTCTGTAACGGACATAGATATCGGAGGGAATGTAGGCACCGGCCAGATGGCCCAGATGAATACCGCCATTTGCATAGGGCAGTGCAGCGGTTACTGTATATCGTTTGGGTGTGTTTTTCATGGCGGACGCAAAAATCAGCATAAATTTATACAAGTTCCTTACGCTGCAGCATAATTCAGTGACTGCACTTTTCACCGACCGGTAATTTCCCTTTTCCGCAGCCTGCTAACGAATCGTTGCAACGCGGCATGAAATGTTCTGATGAAGTTCATTAATTTTGATATAACAGCGCCATCTGAAGGAGATGCGTTTTCCAACAGACAGATGGTTAGCGGTAACACCTTATATTAAATCAGACCATGAAGAATCCAGCAATATTGCGTCCGGGAAATAAGATTGGCATTGTTTCCACCGCACGAAAAATTATGCAGGCGGAAATACAACCCTGTATTGACATGCTGACGGAAT
It contains:
- the metG gene encoding methionine--tRNA ligase, whose translation is MKNTPKRYTVTAALPYANGGIHLGHLAGAYIPSDIYVRYRRLRGDDIIFVCGSDEHGVPITLGARKEGITPQQFVDKYHQLMKSSFEQFGISFDIYARTSNKVHHETAQEFFLNLYKKHDFIEETSLQFYDEQEKTFLADRYIQGTCPNCGYEKAYGDQCERCGTSLSPKDLINPISALSGKSPILKETKHWFLPLQNYEGWLCEWILDSHKDDWKANVYGQCKSWLDQGLQPRAMTRDLDWGVKVPLPDAEGKVLYVWFDAPIGYISATKEYFINRETGLMNSENVMSASWEDYWKSPDAKLIHFIGKDNIVFHCIIFPAILHAHGEYIVPDNVPANEFLNLEGDKLSTSRNWAVWLHDYLIDFPGKQDELRYVLTSILPEAKDSDFSWKDYQARINNELVAILGNFVNRTLVLTRNYFESKVPPRHALNALDNECLEQLRSIPQKIADNVEAYRFRDALSELMNLARAGNKYLADNEPWKVINTDRQRVETVLNLSLEITAALAILSQPFLPATSEKILTMLHLGKVKWEDAIGKPLLTAGHQLGEASLLFKKIEDEEIAKQLEKLQSTKQVVAPTVTSNDPSTAESLVEKSIITYDDFAKLELKVGTIEAAEKVKKADKLLQLKINLGTEVRTIVSGIAEHYAPENIIGQQVCVVANLAPKKIKGIESRGMILMAEEENGKLKFVMPSEKIPEGSTIS